One genomic region from Cydia pomonella isolate Wapato2018A chromosome 4, ilCydPomo1, whole genome shotgun sequence encodes:
- the LOC133517071 gene encoding uncharacterized protein LOC133517071: protein MVRWLWLAALFCGSQAAVLPPPWADVRKNPCASHPRGWLMLYWPTDGKCYMIYKKGHPCPDTQELSPGRWGGRTIAECKCPPGTAQLPLSTTCYRLFERGPCRPGEYFAPVEESFNKRGERQGMCVRPQQCADETLLHWPADGRCYYRLSQGPCYPGSILDVGSDGVANCTCASDGPHYWAADGGCYAHYSRGPCERGQLFLPGGRCGCDSHLPHYHKGTGMCYELDTIGPCPKGHVFSISEVSPQGSKAECQCKAFHARASDGACYRLYTRGPCANDEMIARGGRCTKVPCARGRLYVPERRRCYRPGAPEPCAAGEVVAFDFDARPALDGLSHNGVCACGGGNCARREVDACETRRGAAIYGGACHMLHTQGPCPQNSWLVRDGPVTCRCRPGHVPPDCRPDTRLAVKS, encoded by the exons atggttAGGTGGTTGTGGCTAGCGGCTCTGTTCTGCGGGTCGCAGGCGGCAGTGCTACCGCCGCCGTGGGCGGACGTGAGGAAGAACCCTTGTGCGTCGCATCCGAGGGGCTGGCTGATGCTGTACTGGCCTACGGATGGGAAATGCTACATGATTTATAAG aaaggCCATCCCTGTCCAGATACGCAAGAGTTAAGCCCTGGACGATGGGGAGGACGCACCATCGCCGAATGCAAGTGCCCCCCTGGCACTGCGCAGTTGCCCCTCTCCACAACCTGTTACCGGCTCTTCGAGAGGGGACCTTGCCGACCCGGAGAATACTTTGCTCCGGTGGAGGAATCCTTCAATAAGAGAGG CGAACGGCAGGGTATGTGCGTGCGTCCGCAACAATGTGCCGATGAGACCTTGCTGCACTGGCCGGCTGACGGGCGCTGCTATTACCGGCTGAGCCAGGGACCGTGCTACCCGGGTTCCATACTTGACGTAGGCAGCGACGGCGTCGCCAACTGCACG TGTGCCTCCGATGGTCCCCACTACTGGGCCGCAGATGGGGGCTGCTACGCGCACTACTCGCGGGGCCCCTGTGAGCGCGGGCAGCTCTTCCTGCCCGGCGGCCGGTGCGGCTGTGACAGCCATTTGCCGCACTACCACAAAGGGACCGGCATGTGCTATGAATTAG ACACAATCGGTCCATGCCCTAAAGGTCACGTCTTCTCCATCTCTGAGGTTTCTCCCCAAGGCTCCAAGGCCGAGTGCCAGTGCAAGGCTTTCCATGCGCGGGCTTCTGACGGGGCGTGCTACAGGCTCTACACTAGAGGGCCCTGCGCTAACGATGAGATGATTGCGAGGGGCGGACGGTGTACTAAA GTGCCGTGCGCACGCGGGCGGCTGTACGTGCCGGAGCGGCGCCGCTGCTACCGGCCCGGCGCGCCCGAGCCGTGCGCCGCCGGCGAGGTGGTGGCGTTCGACTTCGACGCGCGCCCCGCGCTGGACGGGCTCAGCCACAACGGCGTGTGCGCGTGTGGCGGCGGCAACTGCGCCAGGCGGGAG GTGGACGCCTGTGAAACGCGGAGAGGCGCCGCGATATATGGTGGCGCGTGCCACATGCTGCACACTCAGGGCCCTTGTCCGCAGAACTCGTGGCTGGTGCGTGACGGGCCCGTCACGTGCCGCTGCCGGCCCGGACACGTGCCGCCCGACTGCCGGCCCGACACCAGGCTcgctgtcaaaagttga